The Bacteroidales bacterium genome has a segment encoding these proteins:
- a CDS encoding TolC family protein, with protein sequence MNKISFLLYMVLALLVARTATQAQVPIKIGISKDAATGEFETLAQEIKSEIEALAQARGGVKFRELSAEWQADKINENLRELLDDPETDIVITLGFLSSDAAAHLPSYPKPVIAATSLDRELQGLTLQADSSSGITNFSYTPSMIKLKNDMRAFYDMFGFSHLAVLVPEPLYTNFQPLRQFLSQHDQGFNVSFIPVEAGMENILSEMPASVDAAFVLPMIQNTPVEIAALFAELNQRQVPSLAVSGPSDLTLGASVTFTPQFTLLQMAREVALRVLKVSEGTNLSEIPVSRNGSKRTPVVNMESLRQTGKFPVNWQQLENAVLINVEKMPGETMELRQAIAQALENNLQGKITDQDLLMAQKEVRIAKANVLPQVEVSASALQLSQNLVDVSMGQRGEFTLSGSASLRQVIWSEAAFGNIALKKLAAEYEQHASRQTMLDIVSDVSGAYISLLFNRNNLQIKNENVYASLQNLELAKAKEQSGEGGISDVNRWTTEVSISKMELNDAQAGYRAAMYQLNELLNHPIGNTIATPDSSEIDRTIVPDQNILALYFSNPDLTEKYASFLISEMHTWSPELQQVLTAGEIVDRKKSMQIRQLFVPEVALFGQADQAFVREGTRPISGLPVPPPPDDITWHLGVKMSIPLFEGGRKRAEVQRTTIEQEKIGWQKDDLLNKIEKGLRSNVQLLKASYKELELAQQAARAAQDNYKIVQDAYAQGVTSVVQLIDAQNVMTRSKYMAASAYYQYILDYIKTERMQGRFGFLTDKTEQQEYSNRLFNNLNKEY encoded by the coding sequence ATGAATAAAATCAGCTTTTTATTATACATGGTGCTGGCACTTCTTGTTGCCCGGACAGCTACGCAAGCACAGGTGCCGATAAAAATCGGGATCAGCAAAGATGCCGCTACCGGGGAGTTTGAAACGTTGGCGCAGGAGATAAAATCAGAAATTGAAGCACTGGCACAAGCGCGTGGCGGAGTTAAGTTCAGGGAGCTAAGTGCCGAATGGCAGGCAGACAAGATAAACGAAAACCTTCGGGAACTTCTCGACGATCCTGAAACGGACATTGTTATTACCCTGGGCTTCCTCTCTTCCGATGCTGCCGCGCATCTGCCCTCCTACCCCAAACCGGTGATTGCTGCTACTTCGCTCGACCGCGAGCTTCAAGGCTTGACCCTGCAGGCCGACAGCAGCAGCGGTATTACGAACTTTTCCTACACCCCCTCGATGATCAAGCTGAAAAACGATATGCGTGCTTTTTACGACATGTTTGGGTTTAGCCATCTTGCCGTACTCGTTCCCGAACCGCTTTATACCAACTTCCAGCCGCTCCGGCAGTTTTTATCACAGCACGATCAGGGCTTTAATGTTTCCTTTATTCCGGTGGAAGCCGGCATGGAGAATATCCTTTCGGAAATGCCTGCAAGCGTTGATGCTGCCTTTGTTCTTCCGATGATACAAAACACACCTGTGGAAATAGCAGCACTTTTTGCGGAGCTTAACCAGCGGCAAGTTCCATCGCTTGCGGTGAGCGGCCCCAGTGATTTGACACTCGGTGCAAGCGTAACTTTCACACCACAATTCACCCTTTTGCAAATGGCGCGCGAGGTGGCTTTGCGGGTATTAAAAGTGAGCGAGGGCACCAACTTGTCTGAAATACCGGTAAGCCGCAACGGCAGCAAACGCACTCCCGTTGTAAATATGGAAAGCCTGCGACAAACAGGAAAATTCCCGGTAAATTGGCAGCAGTTGGAAAATGCAGTGCTTATAAACGTCGAGAAAATGCCGGGCGAAACGATGGAGTTGCGGCAGGCCATTGCGCAGGCGCTGGAGAATAACCTTCAGGGAAAAATTACCGACCAGGATTTGCTGATGGCGCAAAAAGAAGTACGCATTGCCAAAGCCAACGTCTTGCCGCAGGTAGAGGTCTCAGCTTCCGCATTGCAACTGAGCCAGAACCTTGTGGATGTTTCTATGGGGCAGCGTGGCGAATTTACACTTTCCGGCTCCGCCTCGCTACGGCAAGTAATCTGGTCAGAGGCTGCATTTGGTAATATCGCGCTTAAAAAACTGGCCGCCGAATACGAGCAGCACGCAAGCCGGCAAACCATGCTCGACATTGTTTCGGATGTTTCGGGTGCATACATTTCGTTGCTCTTTAACAGGAATAATCTTCAAATTAAAAATGAAAATGTATATGCCTCTCTACAAAACCTTGAATTAGCAAAGGCAAAGGAGCAAAGTGGCGAAGGCGGCATTTCAGATGTAAACCGCTGGACTACCGAAGTAAGCATTAGCAAAATGGAGCTGAACGATGCCCAGGCCGGCTATAGAGCTGCTATGTACCAGCTTAATGAATTACTAAACCATCCCATTGGTAACACCATCGCCACCCCCGACTCTTCCGAAATCGATAGAACCATTGTGCCCGATCAAAACATTTTGGCACTCTATTTCAGCAATCCGGATTTGACGGAAAAATACGCCAGCTTCCTCATCAGCGAGATGCACACCTGGTCGCCGGAACTACAGCAGGTTCTTACCGCTGGCGAAATAGTGGATCGAAAAAAGTCGATGCAGATCAGGCAGTTGTTTGTTCCCGAGGTGGCTTTGTTTGGCCAGGCCGACCAGGCTTTTGTTCGCGAGGGCACCCGGCCAATTTCCGGCCTGCCCGTTCCGCCGCCACCCGACGACATCACCTGGCATCTCGGAGTGAAGATGAGCATTCCACTGTTTGAGGGTGGACGCAAAAGGGCAGAAGTGCAACGCACCACCATCGAACAGGAAAAAATAGGTTGGCAGAAGGACGACCTTCTCAACAAGATCGAGAAAGGCCTCCGCTCAAACGTACAGCTTCTAAAAGCTTCGTACAAAGAACTGGAGCTTGCACAACAGGCTGCACGCGCTGCCCAGGATAATTACAAAATAGTTCA
- a CDS encoding adenylate/guanylate cyclase domain-containing protein, which produces MLEDQFNAEMFKSERLRALILVGLLSLEAVVLIINYSLYQEAYLQIFESYIAIYAILIFTVLLIVYEVLIHYLLLKMRKRFFLNPRVFGYFNAFSEITLLSFLLIFIVEYTRQTTILQTPATLTYFIFIVLSTLRFSFKLSVFTGTLAALEFVGISIYYSTYRAGGSIPEAEALSLTGMQYFGQGIIMLITGIAAGFVADLIKRKEQKSLQVLNEKNEIIDLFGQQISQQIANSILEKKDELAGIKKNVSVMFLDIRNFTPFVENHQPEEVVTYLNDLFCFMIRIVEEHHGVINQFVGDGFMATFGAPVSRGNTASDAVLAATEIIAELKSELATGNLPDTRVGIGIHYGEAIIGNIGSSLRKQYSITGNVVIIASRIEQLNKKHHSQLLISEEVFDRLNEAEKKNFDSAELTMVKGSNKLFSIYRYLENNYEEHKSK; this is translated from the coding sequence ATGCTGGAAGATCAATTTAATGCCGAGATGTTTAAAAGTGAGCGGCTGCGGGCGCTTATTCTCGTCGGACTGCTTTCGCTAGAAGCTGTGGTTCTAATTATTAATTATTCGCTTTACCAGGAGGCGTACCTGCAGATATTCGAGAGTTACATTGCCATTTACGCCATACTTATTTTTACCGTTTTGCTCATTGTTTACGAAGTGTTGATTCATTATCTGTTGTTAAAAATGCGCAAACGGTTTTTTTTAAACCCCAGAGTTTTTGGTTATTTCAATGCATTTTCAGAAATCACTCTGCTCAGTTTTTTATTGATTTTTATAGTTGAGTACACAAGGCAGACAACGATTTTGCAAACTCCGGCCACACTCACCTATTTTATTTTCATTGTGCTTTCTACCCTGCGGTTCAGTTTCAAATTATCGGTGTTCACGGGTACGCTTGCAGCGCTTGAATTTGTCGGGATTTCCATTTATTATTCAACGTATCGTGCCGGAGGCTCCATACCGGAGGCGGAGGCTCTCAGTTTGACAGGGATGCAATATTTCGGGCAGGGCATCATCATGCTTATCACGGGTATTGCCGCCGGCTTTGTTGCCGATTTGATTAAAAGAAAGGAGCAAAAATCACTACAGGTGTTAAATGAGAAAAATGAAATTATCGACCTTTTTGGCCAACAAATTTCTCAGCAAATTGCCAACAGCATTCTTGAGAAAAAGGATGAACTGGCCGGGATAAAGAAAAATGTTAGTGTCATGTTTCTTGACATCCGAAATTTCACTCCTTTCGTCGAGAATCATCAGCCTGAGGAGGTAGTAACCTATCTCAACGACTTGTTTTGTTTTATGATACGAATCGTTGAAGAACACCATGGGGTCATCAATCAATTTGTGGGCGATGGCTTTATGGCTACTTTCGGTGCACCGGTTTCAAGAGGAAACACAGCCAGCGATGCAGTTTTAGCAGCCACCGAAATTATTGCTGAACTGAAAAGCGAACTGGCCACCGGCAATTTGCCCGATACTCGTGTGGGCATAGGCATACACTATGGCGAAGCAATTATCGGAAATATTGGTTCCTCGTTGCGTAAGCAATACTCCATTACCGGCAACGTGGTGATTATCGCTTCACGCATCGAGCAGCTCAACAAAAAGCACCACTCGCAGTTGCTTATTTCTGAGGAGGTATTCGATCGGCTGAACGAGGCCGAAAAGAAAAACTTTGATTCAGCAGAGCTCACAATGGTAAAAGGAAGTAACAAGCTTTTTTCCATTTACAGGTATCTCGAAAATAATTACGAAGAACATAAATCTAAATAG
- a CDS encoding phosphatase PAP2 family protein yields the protein MGLLKDKSRLDSATIFSLQRRDIWLFDRQATYQTPGNYHSAQLISDIGMNISLALPALLVFDEQIRKDWLSILCIYLETQALGGHLYLWGGPMTHNRIRPYVYNPGFGLDMKLGGGSRDSFFSGHTSWTAGASFFTAKVYSDYHPELGNKKYWLFAAALIPPVFVGYFRMRASKHFPTDAITGLVIGATTGILIPHLHKIKKEKNYSVVPFFGDYSGVTFVLEM from the coding sequence TTGGGTTTATTAAAAGACAAATCTCGTCTTGATTCAGCTACGATCTTCAGCCTTCAGCGTCGTGATATTTGGTTGTTTGACCGCCAGGCCACTTATCAAACCCCGGGCAACTACCATTCTGCACAACTGATCTCAGATATCGGAATGAATATTTCGCTGGCTCTGCCTGCCCTGTTGGTTTTTGATGAACAAATAAGAAAAGATTGGCTGTCCATACTTTGTATCTACCTCGAAACGCAGGCGCTTGGAGGGCATTTGTATCTTTGGGGCGGCCCCATGACGCACAATCGAATCCGGCCGTATGTGTACAATCCCGGTTTTGGATTGGATATGAAGTTAGGAGGTGGCAGCCGCGATTCCTTTTTTAGTGGTCACACTTCCTGGACTGCCGGCGCATCATTCTTTACCGCCAAGGTCTATTCCGATTACCACCCCGAGCTTGGCAACAAAAAGTATTGGCTTTTTGCCGCTGCATTAATTCCTCCGGTTTTTGTAGGATATTTCCGCATGCGTGCCAGCAAACATTTTCCCACCGATGCAATCACCGGCCTGGTCATAGGCGCTACCACAGGCATTCTCATCCCTCACCTTCACAAAATCAAGAAAGAGAAAAATTATTCTGTGGTGCCATTTTTTGGTGATTATAGTGGCGTGACATTCGTTCTGGAGATGTAG